One genomic segment of Allocatelliglobosispora scoriae includes these proteins:
- a CDS encoding ArsR/SmtB family transcription factor — MQDVAVIEDAAAAEVSLDPIRAQMLAELAEPHTATTLAARLGLSRQKANYHVKTLEQHGLVELVEERRKGNMTERVVRASAAAYVISPSALAAVAPDPARSPDRLSARWLLALAARLVRETGALINGAARAGKPLATFGLDAEVRFAKPADRAAFVGELTEALTLIISKYHSETGRPHRLIVAVHPGITEDADPPAEEHQP, encoded by the coding sequence ATGCAGGATGTCGCAGTGATCGAGGATGCCGCCGCCGCGGAGGTCTCGCTCGATCCGATCCGGGCCCAGATGCTCGCTGAGCTGGCCGAGCCGCACACCGCGACCACGCTCGCGGCCCGGCTCGGGCTCTCCCGGCAAAAGGCCAACTACCACGTCAAGACCCTGGAGCAGCACGGCCTGGTCGAGCTGGTCGAGGAGCGCCGCAAGGGCAACATGACCGAGCGGGTCGTCCGGGCCTCCGCCGCGGCCTACGTGATCTCGCCGTCCGCGCTCGCCGCGGTCGCGCCCGATCCGGCCCGGTCGCCCGATCGGCTCTCCGCGCGCTGGCTGCTCGCGCTCGCCGCGCGGCTCGTGCGGGAGACGGGCGCGCTCATCAACGGGGCGGCACGGGCCGGCAAGCCGCTCGCCACGTTCGGCCTCGACGCCGAGGTGCGATTCGCGAAGCCGGCCGATCGCGCCGCGTTCGTGGGCGAGCTCACGGAAGCACTCACCCTGATTATCAGCAAATATCATTCCGAAACCGGTCGGCCGCACCGCCTCATCGTCGCGGTGCACCCGGGCATCACCGAAGACGCCGACCCGCCAGCAGAGGAGCACCAGCCATGA
- a CDS encoding phage holin family protein has translation MADDRMSELSTAELVQRAEQQLGALIRDEMRLVRAELSEKARSAGYGAGLLAGAAAAGWYAAAAALVGLGLGLAYAMPGWLAALVVAIALAITAGIAALLGRKKLTGALPPTPDRAIDSIRTDIETMEHAVKEREGR, from the coding sequence ATGGCTGACGACCGGATGTCCGAACTCTCGACCGCGGAGCTGGTGCAGCGGGCCGAGCAGCAGCTCGGGGCGCTGATCCGCGACGAGATGCGGTTGGTGCGGGCGGAGCTGAGCGAGAAGGCCAGGTCAGCCGGGTACGGCGCGGGCCTGCTCGCCGGTGCCGCAGCAGCGGGCTGGTACGCCGCAGCCGCCGCCCTCGTCGGTCTGGGCCTGGGACTCGCCTACGCGATGCCCGGCTGGCTGGCGGCGCTCGTCGTCGCCATCGCGCTCGCCATCACCGCCGGGATCGCGGCGCTGCTGGGACGCAAGAAGCTGACCGGTGCGCTGCCGCCGACACCGGATCGTGCCATCGACAGCATCCGCACCGATATCGAGACCATGGAACACGCAGTCAAGGAGAGGGAAGGGCGATGA
- a CDS encoding TlpA family protein disulfide reductase → MTHIVRKAVIALLAAGSIGLAACGTAPSPAAPVGQPPAADQQQVPATLDWISTTVDGKPFNAASLAGKPAVLWFWASYCPDCQADAAAISALQQQYAGKVTFVGVGGLGSGTAAMKTFVTTHRLTGFTQLADDTGTAWKLFGIPVQRSYVLLNADAQIIQSGPLTPAALRTKLNSLA, encoded by the coding sequence ATGACCCATATCGTCAGGAAGGCCGTCATCGCCCTGCTCGCCGCCGGGAGCATCGGGCTCGCCGCCTGCGGCACCGCCCCGAGCCCGGCCGCACCCGTCGGCCAGCCGCCCGCCGCAGATCAGCAGCAGGTCCCGGCGACCCTGGACTGGATCTCCACCACCGTCGACGGCAAGCCCTTCAACGCGGCCTCGCTGGCGGGCAAGCCCGCCGTGCTGTGGTTCTGGGCCTCCTACTGCCCGGACTGCCAGGCCGACGCCGCCGCGATCAGCGCCCTGCAGCAGCAGTACGCGGGCAAGGTGACCTTCGTCGGGGTCGGCGGGCTCGGCAGCGGGACCGCCGCGATGAAGACCTTCGTCACCACCCACCGGCTCACCGGCTTCACCCAGCTCGCCGACGACACCGGAACCGCCTGGAAGCTCTTCGGCATCCCCGTCCAGCGCTCCTACGTGCTGCTCAACGCCGATGCCCAGATCATCCAGTCCGGTCCGCTGACCCCGGCCGCGCTGCGCACCAAGCTGAACAGCCTGGCCTGA
- a CDS encoding ASCH domain-containing protein — translation MRLDELPVVEFGFPGQLRDQLVAAILAGAKTSTSALVAGYEHDGEPLPEAGQLLAVVDSAGGRVAAIELTEVRVVRLADVDLAHAIDEGEGDESVAQWRAGHERFWHSDEVRAELGADFTVDDDTPVLTRRFRLLPAAEVSAA, via the coding sequence ATGCGCCTGGATGAGCTTCCCGTGGTCGAATTCGGATTCCCCGGGCAGCTGCGGGACCAGCTGGTGGCCGCCATCCTCGCCGGGGCGAAGACCTCTACCTCCGCCCTGGTCGCGGGTTACGAGCACGATGGCGAGCCGCTTCCCGAGGCCGGGCAGCTGCTCGCGGTCGTCGATTCCGCAGGCGGTCGGGTCGCGGCGATCGAGCTGACCGAGGTGCGCGTGGTCCGGCTCGCCGATGTGGATCTGGCGCACGCGATCGACGAGGGCGAGGGTGACGAGTCGGTGGCGCAGTGGCGGGCCGGGCACGAGCGGTTCTGGCACAGCGACGAGGTGCGCGCGGAGCTCGGCGCCGACTTCACTGTGGACGACGACACCCCGGTGCTGACGCGGCGCTTCCGGCTGCTGCCGGCGGCGGAGGTCAGCGCCGCCTGA
- a CDS encoding DinB family protein, protein MSGSLPRNDLTDYLREARVALLWKLDGLSEYDIRRPLVPTGTNLLGLIKHVTSVTAGYFGDTFGRSILPPRWPADDAEPNADMWATADESRADIVALYEKVWAHADETIASLPLDTVGRVPWWPEHDNEVTLHHVIVRMIAEVHRHAGQADIVRELIDGAAGRLPDTPDLAVENGAWWQAYRDRLEQAAREAA, encoded by the coding sequence ATGAGCGGATCATTGCCTCGGAACGACCTGACGGACTACCTGCGCGAGGCCCGGGTCGCGCTGCTGTGGAAGCTCGACGGCCTCTCCGAGTACGACATCCGGCGCCCGCTGGTCCCGACCGGCACCAACCTGCTCGGCCTCATCAAGCACGTCACCAGCGTGACCGCCGGGTATTTCGGCGACACCTTCGGCCGGTCGATCCTGCCGCCCCGCTGGCCCGCCGATGACGCGGAGCCCAACGCGGACATGTGGGCGACCGCCGACGAGTCACGGGCCGACATCGTCGCCCTCTACGAGAAGGTCTGGGCGCATGCCGACGAGACGATCGCCTCGCTGCCGCTGGACACGGTCGGCCGGGTGCCGTGGTGGCCGGAGCACGACAACGAGGTGACCCTGCACCACGTGATCGTCCGGATGATCGCCGAGGTGCACCGGCACGCCGGCCAGGCCGACATCGTCCGCGAACTCATCGACGGAGCGGCCGGGCGCCTGCCGGACACGCCTGACCTGGCCGTGGAGAACGGCGCATGGTGGCAGGCCTACCGTGACCGCCTGGAGCAGGCCGCCCGCGAGGCAGCCTGA
- a CDS encoding GAF and ANTAR domain-containing protein, which produces MRDRFQQVEDLIEAEPIADGDGPGAVGGLRRLCAATARALSASGAGLTVMVKTGLRAVTAASDPATERLEELQLTLGEGPCIDAYALQHPVLIPDLDQAMARWPAYSPAVREGGVGAVFAFPLQIGAARLGILDVFRTETGMLTSDELVLALTFAEVAVTTLLDGQDHAETDHRHGWPDDPLGSRSELFQAQGMVMVQLSTTLADAMVRIRAYAYANDRRLSDVAGDIVARRISFDGQLP; this is translated from the coding sequence GTGAGGGACCGTTTCCAGCAGGTCGAAGACCTCATCGAGGCCGAGCCGATTGCCGACGGCGACGGGCCCGGTGCGGTGGGCGGGCTGCGGCGGCTGTGCGCGGCGACGGCGCGAGCCCTGAGCGCCTCCGGTGCCGGTCTGACCGTCATGGTCAAGACCGGGCTGCGGGCGGTGACGGCGGCCTCCGATCCGGCCACCGAACGCCTCGAGGAGCTGCAGCTGACCCTGGGCGAGGGTCCGTGCATCGACGCCTACGCGTTGCAGCACCCCGTGCTCATCCCGGACCTGGACCAGGCGATGGCCCGCTGGCCGGCGTACTCGCCCGCGGTGCGGGAGGGCGGGGTCGGGGCCGTCTTCGCGTTCCCGTTGCAGATCGGGGCCGCCCGCCTGGGCATCCTCGACGTGTTTCGCACCGAGACCGGCATGCTCACGTCCGACGAGCTCGTCCTCGCGCTCACCTTCGCCGAGGTCGCGGTCACGACCCTGCTCGACGGGCAGGACCACGCCGAGACCGACCACCGCCACGGCTGGCCCGACGATCCGCTGGGTTCGCGGTCGGAGCTGTTCCAGGCACAGGGCATGGTCATGGTGCAGCTCTCGACGACCCTGGCCGACGCGATGGTCCGGATCCGCGCCTACGCCTACGCCAACGACCGGCGACTGAGCGACGTCGCCGGTGACATCGTCGCCCGCCGGATCAGCTTCGACGGGCAGCTCCCATGA
- a CDS encoding DUF2795 domain-containing protein yields MTTDAQPTATHTDPQLNAGFFDEDAVPAENTVGRDGVIDEHETDPERRELRAEIGKYVSLATFPATSLTLIESATANRAPDEVLDELRALPEDRSFETARDLWLELGLEVAERF; encoded by the coding sequence ATGACCACTGATGCGCAGCCAACGGCCACCCATACCGATCCGCAGCTCAACGCCGGTTTCTTCGACGAGGATGCCGTGCCGGCGGAGAACACCGTCGGCCGGGACGGCGTGATCGACGAGCACGAGACCGACCCCGAGCGGCGGGAGCTGCGAGCGGAGATCGGCAAGTACGTCTCGCTCGCGACCTTCCCAGCCACGTCGCTGACGCTGATCGAGTCCGCCACCGCCAACCGGGCACCGGACGAGGTCCTCGACGAGCTGCGGGCACTGCCCGAGGACCGCAGCTTCGAGACGGCCCGCGACCTGTGGCTCGAACTCGGCCTGGAAGTCGCCGAGCGCTTCTGA
- a CDS encoding SRPBCC family protein, which produces MTHPFEVRDEFTVDATPDEVWEAIASGPGVDSWLMGRTEVDSAAKASTFTMFGETSRSTITAWEPGRHYATQEDRNPDGTFMAMEWLIESRDGGGALVRFVHSACSATTGRPNTTGCPSATTPT; this is translated from the coding sequence ATGACGCATCCATTCGAGGTCCGCGACGAGTTCACCGTCGACGCCACGCCCGACGAGGTGTGGGAGGCGATCGCCTCGGGGCCGGGGGTCGACTCCTGGCTCATGGGACGCACCGAGGTCGACAGCGCCGCCAAGGCCAGCACGTTCACCATGTTCGGCGAGACGTCCCGCTCCACCATCACGGCCTGGGAGCCTGGTCGCCACTACGCGACGCAGGAGGACCGGAACCCGGACGGCACGTTCATGGCCATGGAGTGGCTCATCGAGTCACGCGACGGCGGCGGAGCGCTGGTGCGCTTCGTGCACAGCGCCTGCTCGGCGACGACTGGGAGGCCGAATACAACGGGCTGTCCGTCGGCGACCACGCCTACATGA
- a CDS encoding DUF3618 domain-containing protein, which yields MTKPEEVDTPASVSQIAADVAADRAALSETVSALAAKADVPARVGKRVSAAKDKATEAGAAVKEKAAETAAVAKEKVVEAGTAAKQKVTEAGSAAKETAAVAGAMALSAGDAVKGTAQDLGATAQDLASTAKDTVAQVGSAVGHEVNQVAVDAVQTAESLVDRVRRNPLPYAIAAGVALVIIVATRRRR from the coding sequence ATGACGAAGCCTGAAGAGGTCGACACCCCCGCGTCCGTGTCGCAGATCGCGGCGGATGTCGCGGCCGACCGAGCCGCGCTCAGTGAAACGGTCTCCGCGCTGGCGGCGAAGGCGGACGTCCCGGCCCGGGTCGGCAAGCGCGTCAGCGCCGCGAAGGACAAGGCGACGGAGGCCGGGGCCGCGGTGAAGGAGAAGGCCGCGGAGACGGCCGCCGTCGCGAAGGAGAAGGTCGTCGAGGCCGGTACAGCGGCGAAGCAGAAGGTGACGGAGGCCGGCAGCGCGGCGAAGGAGACCGCCGCGGTCGCGGGCGCCATGGCGCTCAGCGCCGGAGACGCGGTCAAGGGGACCGCTCAGGACCTCGGCGCCACGGCCCAGGACCTCGCCTCGACGGCGAAGGACACCGTGGCCCAGGTCGGCAGTGCGGTCGGCCACGAGGTCAACCAGGTCGCGGTCGACGCGGTCCAGACCGCCGAGTCGCTCGTCGACCGCGTTCGCCGCAACCCGCTGCCCTACGCGATCGCCGCCGGTGTCGCGCTCGTCATCATCGTGGCGACGCGTCGCAGGCGCTGA
- a CDS encoding DUF427 domain-containing protein — translation MTESVWDYPRPPRLEPNTRRIEVIHHGVTIAATSGGWRVLETSHPPVFYIPIADVRRDLLKPSQRSSFCEFKGAASYWNLHLPDGTVVPDVGWFYPDPTDAFAEIKDAVAFYASRIDTATVDGEVVTPQAGRFYGGWITAEIVGPFKS, via the coding sequence GTGACCGAGTCTGTCTGGGATTATCCGCGTCCGCCCCGCTTGGAGCCGAACACCCGCCGCATCGAGGTGATCCACCACGGTGTGACGATCGCCGCCACGTCAGGCGGCTGGCGGGTCCTGGAGACCTCCCACCCGCCGGTCTTCTACATCCCGATCGCAGATGTCCGCCGCGATCTGCTGAAGCCGTCGCAGCGCAGCTCGTTCTGCGAGTTCAAGGGCGCCGCGTCCTACTGGAACCTGCACCTGCCCGACGGCACGGTCGTGCCCGACGTCGGCTGGTTCTACCCCGACCCCACCGATGCGTTCGCCGAGATCAAGGACGCGGTGGCGTTCTACGCGAGCCGGATCGACACCGCGACGGTCGACGGCGAGGTCGTCACGCCGCAGGCAGGGCGTTTCTACGGCGGCTGGATCACCGCGGAGATCGTCGGCCCCTTCAAGTCCTGA
- a CDS encoding cytochrome c biogenesis CcdA family protein, which yields MSSAPYPLALAAGVLAAVNPCGFALLPAYATMVLVDDAARRRRPLAALARAVALTGAMTLGFAAVFGAFGLLAAPAADWLAARVPWLTVGIGLVLAGLGCWLLAGRDLPSPVPKLARAPRLDRGLGSMALFGASFAVASLGCTIGPFLGVVVTSFDTGTVAEGAGLFLAYAAGMALVVGTVAVAVALARDSLLPRLRRAAHALHRLSGLILLTAGLYAAWFGWYEIRLRHDPATVDPIVARAGAVQSWLAATVHDLGPAAWLWGLAGLVALTAVAALRRR from the coding sequence ATGTCGTCGGCGCCCTATCCGCTCGCCCTGGCGGCGGGGGTGCTGGCGGCGGTCAACCCGTGCGGGTTCGCGCTGCTGCCGGCGTACGCGACGATGGTCCTCGTCGACGACGCGGCCCGGCGGCGGCGCCCCCTCGCCGCACTGGCGCGGGCCGTGGCCCTGACCGGCGCGATGACCCTGGGGTTCGCCGCCGTCTTCGGTGCGTTCGGGCTGCTCGCGGCCCCGGCCGCCGACTGGCTCGCGGCCCGGGTGCCGTGGCTGACCGTCGGCATCGGACTCGTCCTGGCCGGTCTCGGCTGCTGGCTGCTCGCCGGGCGCGACCTGCCCTCGCCCGTGCCCAAGCTGGCCCGGGCGCCCCGGCTGGACCGAGGGCTCGGCTCGATGGCGCTCTTCGGGGCGTCCTTCGCCGTCGCGTCGCTGGGCTGCACGATCGGCCCGTTCCTCGGCGTCGTCGTCACCAGCTTCGACACCGGCACCGTCGCCGAGGGCGCCGGGCTCTTCCTCGCCTACGCCGCGGGGATGGCCCTGGTCGTCGGCACCGTCGCGGTCGCGGTGGCGCTGGCCCGCGACTCGCTGCTGCCGCGCCTGCGCCGCGCGGCCCACGCGCTGCACCGGCTCTCCGGACTGATCCTCCTGACCGCGGGGCTCTATGCCGCGTGGTTCGGCTGGTACGAGATCCGCCTGCGGCACGACCCCGCCACCGTGGATCCGATCGTGGCGCGTGCCGGAGCGGTCCAGTCGTGGCTCGCCGCCACCGTCCACGACCTCGGCCCGGCGGCGTGGCTCTGGGGGTTGGCCGGGCTCGTCGCCCTCACCGCGGTGGCGGCGCTCAGGCGGCGCTGA
- a CDS encoding ANTAR domain-containing protein produces MSASRTIKATRHGRRTRGVTVDEAFVLIRAYARRSNQRLGDVAQAVVADPTVLPGLFA; encoded by the coding sequence ATGAGCGCCTCACGGACGATAAAAGCGACTCGACACGGAAGAAGAACGCGGGGCGTCACCGTCGACGAGGCGTTCGTCCTGATCCGCGCATACGCCCGGCGCAGCAACCAGCGCCTCGGGGACGTCGCCCAGGCCGTCGTCGCCGACCCGACCGTTCTGCCAGGGCTGTTCGCGTAG